The genomic interval CGGCGTAGAGCACGTCCACGCCGGAGTAGTCCGCCGCCGCGGGATCCGCGCCCGTGACGCGCAAGGCGGGCGAGACCGCGCATACGCGGTCGAGCTGCGCCTCGCTGAACGGCATCGTGACGAGGACGTTCACGACGGGAGCGACGGGAGCGGACGCCTCCGGTCTACCCGGGGGCCGCGCCCTGCGTGCCCGTGTACAGCGCGTACAGCGACTGGCTCGCCGCCATGAAGAGCCGGTTGCGCTTGGGCCCGCCGAAGCACACGTTGCCGCAGATCTCGGGCAGCCGGATGCGGCCGATGAGCTGGCCGGCGGGATTCCAGATCGTCACCCCGCTGTAGCCCACGCTGCGTCCCGCATTGCTCGAGGACCAGACATTGCCGTCCACGTCGCAACGCACGCCGTCCGGGCCGCACTTGACCCCGTCCACCATGCAGGTGGTGAAGACCTTGCCGTTGGCGACCTTGTTGTCGCCTGTCACGTCGAAGACGAAGATCTCGCCCTTGCCGCCGGGGCCGGTGTCGCCGGGGCCCTTCCCCGTGCTCACCACGTAGAGCCGCTTGTAGTCAGGGGAGAAGCAGAGCCCGTTGGGATCGGGCACCTGACCCTCGCTGACGACCAGGTCCACGCGGCCGCTGGGATCGACACGATAGACGCTCGTGGGCAATTCGCGCACCGCGGCGCCGATCTCCGGTGGCTGGCCGAGACGAGGCTTGAGCCGCCCTCCCTGATTGCTGGGGCCGCCGGGCGCGTCGGGCGCGCCCTCGTAGAGCTGGCCGCCGTAGGGCGGGTCGGTGAACCAGTAGCTCCCGTCCGGATGCGGCACCGCGTCGTTCGGCGAGTTGAGCCGCTTGCCGTTGTAGCGGTCGGCGATGATGGTGGCCGAGCCGTCGTTTTCATAGCGTACGACTCGACGCGTGAGGTG from Candidatus Methylomirabilota bacterium carries:
- a CDS encoding SMP-30/gluconolactonase/LRE family protein, yielding MGAAGAALLAPGLARGQTPQPMAPPSVITTPPREFGPKAPPNVYFTDPDVLTVDPSFNGLRQPNAPIQRLWTGALWSEGPAWNSQGRYLLWSDIPNNRQLRWLEDNGHVSVFRTPSNNSNGNTFDFQGRQLSCEHLTRRVVRYENDGSATIIADRYNGKRLNSPNDAVPHPDGSYWFTDPPYGGQLYEGAPDAPGGPSNQGGRLKPRLGQPPEIGAAVRELPTSVYRVDPSGRVDLVVSEGQVPDPNGLCFSPDYKRLYVVSTGKGPGDTGPGGKGEIFVFDVTGDNKVANGKVFTTCMVDGVKCGPDGVRCDVDGNVWSSSNAGRSVGYSGVTIWNPAGQLIGRIRLPEICGNVCFGGPKRNRLFMAASQSLYALYTGTQGAAPG